The following are from one region of the Pseudazoarcus pumilus genome:
- a CDS encoding GGDEF/EAL domain-containing response regulator encodes MTDAATPDENRPRILIVDDVHENLHALMNVLRDDYAILAATSGDRALELARRHPHPDLVLLDIRMPGMDGYSVLTELKIDPSTAGIPVIFVTALSEASDEARGLAMGAADYVTKPVNAELLRVRVRNQIELQRYRRNPVMYDITSPSEPTQVPSLLVVDDVPENVHELLEALKDEYRVMVACNGNKALDIITGPSPPDMVLLDVRMPGMDGYEVCRHIKSTPAGARIPVMFVTVLDAAHDKVRGFETGAADYITKPFDIDEVRARIRTHLELARLRGFLEDLVAQRTAMLQVSEEKYRTLAHRDALTGLPNRVLFAELLAHALAHAERVDGRFALLMLDLDNFTTVNESLGHSLGDQLLIGVAQRLQGELPESDAIAHIGGDEFSILLEHHADGPSVDLLAQRMIEALAAPFTIGGNTVYVGASIGIALYPDDGSDAEALQSNANAALHQAKLNARGSLRFFSPEMSRRARQRLALEADLRRALDEDELELHYQPQVDLASGRIVGLEALVRWNRPEHGLVAPDAFIPFAEENGMIVRIGAWVLRKACMQFRHWLDEGLGPQRIAVNISAIELSRGTLMRAVDEALEHSGIDSSQLELEITETFVIADREQSFRSIDALKAVGARFSIDDFGTGYSSLAYLQQLAADKLKVDMSFVRDITTNAGNASIVKAIVAVGHSLGLEIVAEGVETQEQALALRALGCDAIQGYLVSRPLPAAAMGEFLANYESLRLPS; translated from the coding sequence ATGACCGACGCCGCAACGCCCGACGAGAACCGGCCACGCATCCTGATCGTCGACGATGTGCACGAGAACCTGCACGCGTTGATGAACGTGCTGCGCGACGACTACGCGATTCTCGCCGCCACCTCCGGTGATCGCGCGCTCGAACTGGCGCGGCGCCATCCGCACCCCGATCTGGTGCTGCTCGACATCAGGATGCCGGGCATGGACGGCTATTCGGTTCTGACCGAACTGAAGATCGACCCGTCCACGGCGGGCATCCCGGTGATCTTCGTCACCGCACTGTCCGAAGCCAGCGACGAGGCGCGCGGGCTGGCCATGGGTGCGGCCGACTACGTGACCAAGCCGGTCAATGCCGAGCTGCTGCGGGTACGCGTACGCAACCAGATCGAACTGCAACGCTATCGCCGCAATCCGGTGATGTACGACATCACCTCGCCGTCCGAGCCCACGCAAGTACCCTCGCTGCTGGTGGTCGACGACGTGCCCGAGAACGTGCACGAACTGCTCGAGGCGCTCAAGGACGAATACCGCGTGATGGTCGCGTGCAACGGCAACAAGGCGCTGGACATCATCACCGGCCCCTCGCCCCCGGACATGGTGTTGCTCGACGTGCGCATGCCCGGCATGGACGGTTACGAGGTGTGCCGCCACATCAAATCGACGCCTGCCGGCGCGCGCATCCCGGTGATGTTCGTGACCGTGCTCGATGCCGCGCACGACAAGGTGCGCGGTTTCGAGACGGGGGCGGCCGACTACATCACCAAGCCCTTCGACATCGACGAGGTGCGCGCGCGCATCCGCACGCATCTGGAACTGGCGCGGCTGCGCGGCTTTCTCGAAGACCTCGTCGCCCAGCGCACGGCAATGCTGCAGGTCAGCGAAGAGAAGTACCGCACGCTGGCCCATCGCGACGCGCTCACCGGCCTGCCCAACCGCGTGCTCTTCGCTGAACTGCTCGCGCACGCGCTGGCGCACGCCGAACGCGTGGATGGGCGCTTTGCGCTGCTGATGCTCGATCTGGACAACTTCACCACCGTCAACGAGAGCCTCGGCCACAGTCTCGGCGACCAGTTGCTGATCGGCGTCGCCCAGCGCCTGCAGGGCGAACTGCCGGAGAGCGACGCGATCGCCCACATCGGCGGCGACGAGTTCAGCATCCTGCTCGAACACCACGCGGACGGCCCGTCCGTCGACCTGCTCGCCCAGCGCATGATCGAAGCGCTCGCCGCCCCGTTTACGATCGGCGGCAACACCGTGTACGTGGGCGCGAGCATCGGCATCGCGCTGTATCCGGACGACGGCAGCGATGCCGAGGCGCTGCAGAGCAATGCCAACGCCGCGCTGCATCAGGCCAAGCTCAATGCACGCGGCTCGCTGCGCTTTTTCTCGCCGGAGATGTCGCGCCGCGCGCGCCAGCGCCTCGCGCTGGAAGCCGACCTGCGCCGCGCACTCGACGAGGACGAACTCGAACTGCATTACCAGCCCCAGGTGGACCTGGCCAGCGGGCGCATCGTCGGCCTGGAGGCGCTGGTGCGCTGGAACCGCCCGGAACACGGGCTGGTCGCCCCCGACGCGTTCATCCCGTTTGCCGAGGAAAACGGCATGATCGTGCGTATCGGCGCGTGGGTGCTGCGCAAGGCCTGTATGCAGTTCCGCCACTGGCTCGACGAAGGCCTCGGGCCGCAGCGCATCGCGGTCAACATCTCGGCCATCGAACTGTCGCGCGGCACGCTGATGCGTGCCGTCGACGAAGCGCTCGAGCACAGCGGTATCGATTCGTCGCAGCTCGAACTGGAAATCACCGAAACCTTCGTGATCGCAGACCGCGAGCAGTCCTTCCGTTCCATCGATGCACTCAAGGCCGTCGGTGCGCGTTTCTCGATCGACGACTTCGGTACCGGCTATTCCTCGCTGGCCTATCTGCAGCAACTGGCCGCCGACAAGCTCAAGGTCGACATGTCTTTCGTGCGCGACATCACGACCAATGCCGGCAACGCATCCATCGTCAAGGCCATCGTCGCGGTGGGTCACAGCCTGGGTCTGGAGATCGTCGCCGAAGGCGTCGAGACGCAGGAACAGGCACTGGCGCTGCGCGCCCTCGGCTGCGACGCGATCCAGGGCTATCTCGTCAGCCGACCGCTGCCGGCCGCCGCCATGGGCGAATTCCTCGCCAACTACGAGTCGCTGCGCCTGCCCAGCTGA
- a CDS encoding sensor domain-containing diguanylate cyclase, translating into MKRHGNGSLERRLLLALAAAAVLFGIVAGAAVYRVAYDHETERSRHTLDSLVATVQSSASIAVFVTSEEIGRDVMDGLLRNDEILAVLLESDSGYQVMRWNDHTPPRWDPGTEMSFPLYEPTFPRARIGQLTILPDIVLLAQRAQRAALHQLALLLGQTALLGIIGVVAFRRVVGRPLSRLTRQLQRVNPGSGERIEVPPRHSKTEIGLLADSVNGYLAASEAAIESERALRERVESMEAHYKRIFESTSVGVMVLDLDGRLINSNAVLSERLQGVEAADPAGGARGADFFSRLFMRPDKAWVLVEDARSTGHVAAADLELVGDPEAPRQWVHCLLSVSRAADGGFRFIEGVLYDVTSRREREQAALRVAERDGLTDLINRRGAEAYIDRALAEAERNAAGCALLYIDLDGFKQANDTWGHAGGDALLVEVAHRLSAVLRRSSDLVARVGGDEFVLACYGCRKNDEAMREFARAVLSALSAPIRLADGAEVQIGASIGLASYPDDGANRSALLFAADRAMYAAKRLGRNRCVLAGSEEEAAASDQLGRRSDS; encoded by the coding sequence TTGAAGCGGCACGGCAACGGATCCCTGGAGCGGCGCCTGCTGCTGGCACTGGCTGCCGCTGCCGTGCTGTTCGGCATCGTCGCCGGTGCCGCGGTCTATCGCGTGGCCTACGATCACGAGACCGAGCGCAGTCGCCACACCCTCGACAGCCTGGTGGCCACGGTGCAGAGTTCGGCGTCGATCGCCGTGTTCGTCACCAGCGAGGAGATCGGGCGCGACGTCATGGACGGCCTGCTGCGCAACGACGAGATCCTGGCGGTACTGCTTGAATCCGACAGCGGCTACCAGGTGATGCGCTGGAACGATCACACGCCGCCGCGCTGGGATCCCGGGACCGAGATGAGCTTTCCGCTCTACGAGCCGACCTTTCCGCGGGCGCGTATCGGTCAGCTCACCATCCTCCCCGACATCGTCCTGCTCGCCCAGCGCGCGCAGCGCGCCGCCCTGCATCAGCTGGCGCTGCTGCTCGGGCAGACCGCGTTGCTGGGCATCATCGGCGTGGTCGCGTTCCGGCGTGTCGTGGGGCGGCCGCTGTCGCGACTGACGCGTCAGCTCCAGCGTGTCAATCCGGGCAGCGGCGAGCGCATCGAAGTGCCGCCACGGCACAGCAAGACCGAGATCGGGCTGCTCGCCGACAGCGTCAACGGCTATCTGGCAGCGAGCGAAGCGGCGATCGAGTCCGAACGTGCGCTGCGCGAACGGGTCGAGTCGATGGAGGCGCACTACAAGCGCATCTTCGAATCGACCAGCGTCGGCGTGATGGTGCTCGATCTGGACGGACGCCTGATCAACAGCAATGCCGTGCTCTCCGAGCGGCTGCAGGGTGTCGAGGCGGCCGATCCGGCCGGTGGCGCGCGCGGCGCGGACTTTTTCTCGCGCCTGTTCATGCGCCCGGACAAGGCATGGGTGCTGGTCGAGGACGCCCGTTCGACCGGACATGTCGCCGCGGCCGACCTGGAACTGGTGGGCGATCCGGAGGCACCGCGTCAATGGGTGCACTGCCTGCTGTCCGTGTCGCGCGCGGCGGACGGCGGTTTTCGTTTCATCGAAGGCGTGCTCTACGACGTCACTTCGCGGCGCGAGCGCGAACAGGCCGCGCTGCGCGTGGCCGAGCGTGACGGACTGACGGATCTGATCAACCGGCGTGGCGCCGAGGCCTACATCGACCGCGCACTGGCCGAGGCCGAGCGCAACGCGGCCGGCTGCGCGCTGCTCTACATCGACCTGGACGGCTTCAAGCAGGCCAACGACACCTGGGGCCACGCGGGGGGGGATGCCTTGCTGGTCGAAGTCGCACACCGCCTGTCTGCGGTGCTGCGCCGCTCGTCGGATCTGGTCGCACGCGTCGGTGGCGACGAGTTCGTGCTCGCCTGTTACGGCTGTCGCAAGAATGACGAGGCCATGCGCGAGTTCGCCCGGGCGGTGCTGTCCGCGCTGTCCGCGCCGATTCGCCTGGCCGACGGTGCCGAGGTACAGATCGGGGCGAGCATCGGGCTGGCGAGCTACCCGGACGATGGCGCCAACCGCAGCGCGCTGCTGTTCGCCGCCGACCGGGCGATGTATGCGGCCAAGCGCCTGGGGCGTAATCGCTGCGTGCTCGCCGGCAGCGAGGAAGAGGCCGCGGCCAGCGATCAGCTGGGCAGGCGCAGCGACTCGTAG